One window of Mediterraneibacter butyricigenes genomic DNA carries:
- a CDS encoding SpoIIIAH-like family protein gives MKKILKKNQIVITTLAVMVAIAGYLNYSGKLFPKSSNQAEETSADLANQELLDISQEDLQAENSDVESQDSEDNVDGTPGEAVLTNGEAKATVAQAKVSREQVRAENKETLQAIIDNTDLSEEQKQDAISQMVKLTQMAEQEMAIETLLASKGFTQAVVNLTEDQADVVVEASDLTDAALAQIEDIVTRKTEISPENVVITQIRPGE, from the coding sequence ATGAAAAAAATTCTGAAAAAGAATCAGATCGTGATCACAACACTGGCGGTCATGGTCGCAATCGCAGGATATTTGAATTATTCCGGGAAGCTGTTCCCGAAATCATCGAATCAGGCGGAAGAAACCAGTGCAGATCTTGCCAATCAGGAACTGCTGGATATTTCTCAGGAGGATCTTCAGGCAGAAAATTCAGATGTAGAGAGTCAGGATTCAGAAGATAATGTGGACGGAACACCGGGGGAGGCAGTTCTGACAAACGGGGAAGCAAAAGCGACGGTTGCACAGGCAAAGGTGTCAAGAGAACAGGTGAGAGCCGAAAATAAAGAAACCCTTCAGGCAATCATAGATAATACGGATTTGAGTGAGGAACAGAAACAGGATGCTATCAGTCAGATGGTGAAGCTGACACAGATGGCAGAACAGGAAATGGCGATTGAAACCCTGCTGGCCTCCAAAGGATTTACACAGGCTGTGGTAAATCTGACAGAGGATCAGGCGGATGTAGTGGTGGAAGCTTCAGATCTGACAGACGCTGCACTGGCTCAGATCGAAGACATCGTGACGAGAAAAACAGAGATTTCTCCGGAAAATGTGGTGATCACGCAGATTCGGCCGGGTGAATGA
- a CDS encoding stage III sporulation protein AG encodes MDKNRFSWNLSVWSEKLRKLGNGRQRLLILFLAGLLLVVLSIPVKEKGQADSIQTQETQTQGMSGDGEIETYRKNMEKTLVEVLRKIDGVGEVSVMITLKSTGEKVVEKDQNHSSDTVEETDSAGGSRTTQSQNSEKSSIYTQSGQGTQDPYVKKELVPETEGVLIVADGGDDPVVVENLTEAVRALFGIEAHKIKIVKREHSK; translated from the coding sequence ATGGACAAAAACAGATTTTCGTGGAACCTGTCCGTCTGGAGTGAAAAACTCCGCAAACTTGGGAATGGAAGGCAACGTCTGCTGATTCTTTTTCTGGCGGGGCTTCTGCTGGTGGTGCTGTCGATTCCGGTAAAAGAGAAGGGACAGGCTGACAGCATACAGACGCAGGAGACGCAAACACAGGGAATGTCCGGGGACGGAGAGATCGAAACGTACCGGAAAAATATGGAGAAAACACTGGTTGAAGTATTGAGGAAAATTGACGGGGTGGGAGAAGTCTCAGTGATGATCACGTTGAAATCAACCGGAGAAAAAGTAGTGGAGAAGGATCAGAATCATTCCTCTGATACGGTTGAAGAGACAGACAGTGCAGGCGGCAGTCGGACAACGCAGAGTCAGAACAGTGAGAAAAGCAGCATTTATACACAGTCGGGTCAGGGAACGCAGGATCCGTATGTAAAGAAAGAACTGGTGCCGGAAACGGAAGGGGTACTGATCGTGGCAGATGGCGGAGATGATCCTGTGGTCGTGGAAAATCTGACGGAAGCAGTCCGTGCATTATTTGGAATCGAAGCGCATAAGATAAAAATAGTGAAACGGGAACATTCCAAATAA
- a CDS encoding stage III sporulation protein AF, translating into MFTYLYDWMYQITFYLVIFTAALQLLPSGNYRKYVRFFVGLVLILLVISPVLKLSGTGDLSQMFSEKEQEVADFEETLHLKNVELGKEANHEIQNKIGSNDTETQGVTGHDQSTKTGTESGESAADATEMQEKTTGEVTEGAGTGGRRQENGQKQIFVEPVRLE; encoded by the coding sequence ATGTTTACATATCTTTATGACTGGATGTATCAGATTACATTTTATCTGGTGATATTTACGGCGGCGCTTCAACTGCTGCCGTCGGGAAATTACAGAAAGTACGTCAGATTTTTTGTGGGACTGGTGCTGATTCTGCTGGTGATCTCCCCGGTGCTGAAGTTGTCCGGAACGGGAGATCTCTCGCAGATGTTTTCCGAAAAAGAGCAGGAAGTGGCTGATTTTGAGGAAACTCTACATCTAAAGAATGTGGAATTAGGAAAGGAAGCAAATCACGAAATTCAAAATAAAATCGGCTCAAATGACACAGAGACTCAAGGAGTGACAGGACACGATCAAAGTACAAAGACCGGAACAGAAAGCGGGGAAAGTGCAGCGGATGCAACAGAAATGCAGGAGAAAACAACGGGTGAAGTGACAGAAGGAGCCGGAACAGGAGGTCGGAGGCAAGAAAATGGACAAAAACAGATTTTCGTGGAACCTGTCCGTCTGGAGTGA
- a CDS encoding stage III sporulation protein AE: protein MRKGNTEHRKGVLQDKTSSCGLIRIVLTFVVTVGIVLAVPGRTRAADQMANDQNISEENVSDQTTSDQAEELLLDRFDFREVDRSLQELFPQEKRSMEEILRELMHGDLKPTGELVLGLIKEQMGYELTSHRKIWVELLVLILISAIFTNFSEAFQNRQISEVSFYILYLLMITICLQGFLITLDGAEERLGDLTEFMKVLAPSYCMAIAFSTGAASSLAFYNLVLLIIYVVNLVIVNLLLPMVHLFLMMKIMNYLTEEEYLTQFTELCRKLIGWILKILVGAVAGINIIQGMLTPAMDSLNRTILGRGVEVIPGIGNVLGGMTDVALASAVVIKNGIGMTGLIFCGVFCISPVVKMAALTLLYKLLAAVVEPVSHQRIVGCVSSISEGYELLLKIMTSTGLLFMLTLAVLSATTS from the coding sequence ATGAGAAAGGGAAACACAGAGCATAGAAAAGGCGTGTTGCAGGACAAAACATCATCCTGCGGACTGATACGTATAGTTTTGACGTTCGTGGTAACTGTCGGCATTGTTCTGGCGGTTCCGGGCAGAACCAGGGCGGCTGATCAAATGGCAAATGATCAGAATATATCAGAAGAGAACGTATCAGACCAGACGACATCGGACCAGGCGGAAGAACTGTTGCTGGATCGGTTTGATTTTCGGGAAGTGGATCGATCTTTGCAGGAACTCTTTCCGCAGGAAAAGAGAAGTATGGAAGAAATCCTGCGGGAATTGATGCACGGAGATCTGAAACCGACCGGGGAACTTGTGTTAGGACTGATCAAAGAACAGATGGGATATGAACTGACCAGTCACAGAAAAATTTGGGTCGAACTGTTGGTACTGATTCTGATCTCTGCTATTTTCACCAATTTTTCAGAAGCTTTTCAGAACCGGCAGATTTCGGAAGTCAGTTTTTATATTTTATATCTGCTGATGATTACCATTTGTCTGCAGGGATTTCTGATCACCCTGGACGGGGCGGAAGAAAGGCTTGGGGATCTGACGGAATTTATGAAGGTACTGGCACCTTCTTACTGTATGGCGATTGCATTTTCCACGGGAGCGGCGTCTTCACTGGCCTTTTATAATCTGGTACTTCTGATCATTTATGTGGTAAATCTGGTGATTGTGAATCTGTTGCTGCCGATGGTCCATCTTTTCCTGATGATGAAGATTATGAATTACCTGACAGAAGAAGAGTATCTGACACAATTTACCGAGTTGTGCAGAAAACTGATCGGCTGGATCCTGAAGATTCTGGTAGGTGCGGTTGCCGGGATCAATATTATACAGGGGATGTTGACACCGGCAATGGATTCCCTGAATCGAACCATACTGGGCAGGGGCGTGGAAGTGATTCCGGGGATCGGAAATGTATTGGGAGGCATGACGGATGTGGCACTGGCATCGGCTGTCGTGATAAAAAACGGAATCGGCATGACTGGCCTTATTTTCTGTGGGGTATTCTGTATTTCTCCGGTGGTGAAGATGGCGGCACTGACCCTGCTTTATAAATTGCTGGCGGCGGTTGTGGAACCGGTTTCCCATCAGAGAATCGTGGGATGTGTCAGCAGTATCAGTGAAGGCTATGAGCTTCTCTTAAAAATCATGACCAGTACCGGGCTTTTGTTCATGTTGACATTGGCAGTTTTAAGCGCAACGACATCCTGA
- a CDS encoding SpoIIIAC/SpoIIIAD family protein, with protein sequence MIKIALLAVVGALLSVQLKSGKPEYGIYVSVGVSLLLFGGIVERLGSFVTMFRNLEELSGINPEYLSILLKMIGITYVGEFASGICKDAGYQTLAVQIELFGKLTILLLSLPVLSALLETVRKFLS encoded by the coding sequence ATGATAAAGATTGCATTGCTTGCAGTGGTCGGTGCTTTACTGTCTGTCCAGTTAAAAAGCGGCAAACCGGAATACGGAATCTATGTGAGCGTGGGAGTCAGCCTTTTGCTGTTTGGCGGGATTGTGGAAAGGCTTGGCAGCTTTGTCACAATGTTCCGAAATCTGGAAGAACTGTCCGGGATCAATCCGGAGTATCTGTCAATTCTGCTGAAAATGATCGGGATCACTTATGTAGGAGAGTTTGCATCCGGGATCTGTAAGGATGCGGGATACCAGACACTTGCGGTTCAGATCGAACTGTTCGGAAAGCTGACTATTCTATTGCTGAGTCTTCCGGTTTTGTCGGCATTGCTTGAAACGGTTCGGAAATTTCTGTCATGA
- the spoIIIAC gene encoding stage III sporulation protein AC: MSVTLIFKIAAVGILVSILSQVLKHSGREEQAFLVSFAGLILVLGWILPYIYELFLTIQRLFAL, translated from the coding sequence ATGTCGGTCACGTTGATCTTTAAAATCGCAGCGGTGGGGATTCTGGTATCCATACTGAGCCAGGTTCTGAAACACAGCGGGCGTGAGGAACAGGCATTTCTTGTGAGTTTTGCAGGCCTGATTCTGGTGCTGGGATGGATCCTTCCATATATCTATGAACTGTTTCTGACGATCCAGAGACTTTTTGCGCTTTGA
- a CDS encoding stage III sporulation protein AB, with translation MLKLTGCVLIFISCVGLGAFSAGKEAKKYEELKELYRIFYLLKGELEYTHVPLELLFGQVATHLDSPYREWFLALSVGLKERKEKEFARLWERELRTYLSGLSLKEGEYLDLTELGERLGQTDLKTGVGVLEWYLKQLELKIGTCREALSVKRRLYYCTGITGGLFLVLLFL, from the coding sequence ATGCTGAAACTGACAGGCTGTGTTCTGATCTTTATCTCCTGCGTCGGACTTGGTGCATTTTCGGCAGGAAAGGAAGCAAAGAAGTATGAGGAATTAAAGGAACTGTACCGGATTTTTTATCTGCTGAAAGGAGAATTGGAGTATACGCATGTCCCGTTGGAACTGTTGTTCGGACAAGTTGCGACTCATCTGGATTCACCGTACAGGGAGTGGTTCCTGGCACTTTCCGTGGGCCTTAAGGAGCGAAAGGAAAAAGAATTTGCGCGGTTGTGGGAGCGAGAACTCAGAACCTATTTGTCCGGACTCTCGCTGAAAGAAGGAGAATATCTGGATTTAACGGAACTTGGGGAAAGACTGGGACAGACAGACTTAAAAACAGGTGTGGGAGTGTTGGAATGGTATCTGAAACAACTGGAACTGAAAATCGGAACATGCAGGGAGGCACTTTCGGTGAAACGGAGACTTTATTACTGTACAGGGATCACCGGAGGACTTTTTCTGGTACTGTTGTTCCTGTAA
- the spoIIIAA gene encoding stage III sporulation protein AA — MRMQSTGERTRQQTSRRKERQVMQVLAASIREIFQAGELFTDRLQEIRMRIGQPLILLEDGEEKIPVDGNGREHVVTKEEIRETLEYISHYSLYAYEYEMKQGFLTIEGGHRVGISGKAIIENDHIKNMQFISSINLRISHEVLGCADQVLPYITANRQLCHTLIISPPGCGKTTLIRDLIRQISDGNQYIKGCTVGVVDERSELGGCYMGVAQNHLGMRTDILDCCPKAEGMIMLIRSMSPQVIAVDEIGTPEEVHAIEYAMHCGCKMLASVHGESMEEIRKRPVLDQMVRQRRFERYVILGNQPTTGSIQSIFDERGVDFYSRC, encoded by the coding sequence ATGAGGATGCAAAGTACAGGAGAGCGCACCCGGCAACAGACCAGCAGACGAAAGGAGCGACAGGTCATGCAGGTGCTGGCGGCATCGATCCGGGAAATATTTCAGGCGGGAGAACTTTTTACTGATCGGCTGCAGGAGATTCGGATGAGGATCGGACAACCACTGATCCTTCTGGAGGACGGAGAAGAAAAAATTCCTGTGGACGGAAATGGGCGGGAACATGTGGTCACAAAAGAAGAGATACGGGAGACCCTGGAATATATCAGCCATTATTCGCTTTATGCTTATGAATATGAAATGAAACAGGGATTTTTGACGATTGAAGGAGGACATCGCGTGGGTATTTCGGGAAAAGCCATCATAGAAAACGATCATATTAAAAACATGCAGTTTATTTCATCTATTAATTTGCGGATTTCGCACGAGGTTCTGGGATGTGCGGACCAGGTGCTGCCTTATATCACGGCAAACCGGCAGTTATGCCATACCCTGATCATTTCTCCTCCGGGGTGCGGCAAGACCACATTGATCCGGGATTTGATCCGGCAGATCTCAGACGGGAATCAATATATCAAAGGCTGTACGGTCGGGGTAGTGGATGAACGCTCGGAACTGGGAGGATGTTATATGGGGGTTGCCCAGAACCATCTTGGGATGCGGACGGATATTCTGGACTGTTGTCCGAAAGCGGAAGGAATGATCATGCTGATACGTTCCATGTCTCCGCAGGTGATCGCGGTGGATGAGATCGGAACACCGGAGGAAGTACATGCCATTGAATATGCCATGCACTGCGGATGTAAAATGCTGGCAAGTGTCCATGGAGAGTCTATGGAGGAAATCAGAAAAAGACCGGTTCTGGATCAGATGGTTCGTCAGAGAAGGTTTGAACGGTATGTAATCCTCGGAAATCAGCCGACCACCGGCTCGATACAGTCCATTTTTGATGAGCGGGGTGTGGATTTTTATTCCAGATGCTGA